Below is a window of Paramagnetospirillum magneticum AMB-1 DNA.
CGCTGCGAATCGTGGCGGGTCTGTCGTGGGAGCTGCGCGGACGCGAAAATCTGCCCGCCGGCCCGTTCGTCGTGGCCTCCAAGCACCAATCGGCCTTCGAGACTTTCGTCTTCCACCTGCTGCTGGGCGACCCCGCCTATATCCTGAAGCGCGAGCTGTTGTGGATACCTTTCTTCGGCTGGTACCTGGCCAAGTCCGGGGTGATCGCCATCGACCGCTCGGCGGGCACCAAGGCACTGAAAGCCATGGTCAAGGGCGCCGAGGAAGCGGTGGCCGAGGGCCGTCCGGTGGTGATCTTCCCCGAAGGCACCCGCGCCGCCCCCGGCGCCAAGCTGCCCTACCATTCGGGCGTGGCCATGCTGTACGGCGCGCTGAAGGTGCCGGTCGTGCCCATTGCCTTGAATTCCGGGCTGTTCTGGCGCCGCCGGGGCTTTGCCAAGAAGCCGGGGACCCTGACCCTGGAGGCGCTGGAGCCCATCGCGCCGGGTATGGACCGCAAGGCCTTCATGGCCGAGCTGGAGACTCGTATCGAAGCCGCAACGGATCGCCTGATCGCCGAAGCGCGGGAGCGCCAGCCCGGCCTGTGAGGACTTATGCCCGGCGGGTGGGCCAAGCCCGCCCGCTGTGGATAAGTCTGTGGATGCACACGGGGACGGAATCCTTCCCCAGACCCCTTGGCTGTGCAAGACGGGGATAAGTGGAATCAGCCCTATAAGCTCAACGCCTTGTCCTTGCCCGACCCTGTGGAGCACAAAAAAAGAACATCTCCTTGATTCACGGTCGCCCCGAGTCCTAAAATCAGTCTGCAAAGCCCTGTCATACCAAATCCCGATGAGCTGAGCTCAAGGGGATTTGGTTAGGCCCAAGGGGCCGCGCCGCTTATGCGGCGGGAGGCAAGGGCGCGGAGGCGCCCGCCCGCCGATTGAGGGCGATCCCGATGATCGGTTGCGATCATCGGGATCAGGTAGAAGAGGGCCGGAGGAGAGAGACGGGTCCATGACTCAGGTGGCATCCATTTCCCAGCAGATCTGGGACATGAAGTATCGGCTGAAATCCGCCGAGGGCACGGCCCTAGACGGCACCATCCAGGACACCTGGCGACGGGTCGCCCGCAGTCTGGCAGCGGCCGAGGCCGACCCCGCCCTGTGGGAGGAACGCTTCTTCGAGGCCATGGAGGACTTCAAGCTCCTGCCGGCCGGACGGATCATCTCGGGGGCCGGGACCGATCGCCGGGTGACGCTGTTCAACTGCTTCGTCATGGGCGACATCCCCGACGACATGGCCGGCATCTTCGAGCATCTGAAGGAAGCCGCCCTGACCATGCAGCAGGGCGGCGGCATCGGCTACGACTTCTCGACGCTGCGGCCCAAGGGCGCCCCGGTCAAGGGCGTGGGTGCCGACGCCTCGGGGCCGCTGTCCTTCATGGATGTGTGGGACGCCATGTGCCGCACCATCATGAGCGCCGGGTCGCGCCGTGGGGCCATGATGGCCACCATGCGCTGCGACCATCCCGACATCGAGGCCTTCATCGACGCCAAGCGCGAGGCGGGCCGCCTGCGCATGTTCAACCTGTCGGTGCTGGTCACCGATCCCTTCATGCAGGCGGTCAAGGAAGACGGCCCGTGGGAGCTGACCTTCAAGGGCGTGACGTATAAAAGCCTGCCGGCGCGCGAGCTGTGGAACAAGATCATGCGCGCCACCTATTCCTATGCCGAGCCGGGCGTGATCTTCATCGACCGCATCAACCGGCTGAACAACCTGTCCTATTGCGAAGAGATCCACGCCACCAACCCCTGCGGCGAGCAGCCCCTGCCCGCCTATGGCGTCTGCCTGCTGGGCTCGCTCAATCTGGCGCGCCTGGTGGACAGGCCGTTCGAGGACGGCGCCAGGCTCGACCTGGATCAGCTGGACCGCTTGGTCCGCGTCGCGGTGCGCATGATGGACAACGTCATCGACGTGTCCAACTATCCCCTGGAACGCCACCGCCACGAGGCCCAGGCCAAGCGCCGCATCGGGCTGGGCATCACCGGCCTGGCCGACGCCCTGATCCTGTGCGGAGCCCGTTATGGCGGCGCCCAGGCCATCCGCCTGACCGAAACCTGGATGGCGGCCATCCGCCGCTCGGCCTATCTCGCCTCCACCGAACTGGCCAAGGAAAAGGGAGCCTTCCCCCTTTACGATGCCGAGAAGTATCTGGCGGGCGAGACCATCCAGTCCCTGGATTCCGACGTGATCGAGGCGATCCGGGCCAACGGCATCCGCAACGCTCTGCTTACCTCCATCGCGCCCACCGGCACCATCTCGCTGTTCGCCGACAACGTGTCGTCGGGCCTGGAACCGGTCTTCGCCTTCACCTATACCCGCGGCGTGCTGCAAAAGGACGGCACCCGGCGCGAGGAGGAGGTCAGCGACTACGCCTATCGCCTGTTCCGCCGCCAGCGGGGCGAGAATGCGCCGCTGCCGTCCTATTTCGTCGACGCCCTGTCCCTGACGCCGGGTGACCATGTGGTGATGCAGGCCGCCGTCCAGAAATACGTGGACTCCTCCATCTCCAAGACCATCAACGTGCCCGAGGACATCTCCTTCGAGTCGTTCAAGGACGTCTACCAGCAGGCCTACGACCTGGGCTGCAAGGGCTGCACCACCTACCGCCCCAACGACGTCACCGGCGCCGTGCTGGAGGTCAAGAAGGAGGCCAGGCCCGAGAATGCCGACGAGCCGGAACTCCCCCTGGAAAAGGCCCAGGTCAAGCATTCCGACCCCTTCGAGGCGGGCGGCATCGTCCACCTGACCCAGCCGCTGGACCGGCCCGA
It encodes the following:
- a CDS encoding lysophospholipid acyltransferase family protein, with protein sequence MTVLRSALFIVFTWVWTLVLSIVYLPLLALPRKAMGPAVRLWLWGMLGALRIVAGLSWELRGRENLPAGPFVVASKHQSAFETFVFHLLLGDPAYILKRELLWIPFFGWYLAKSGVIAIDRSAGTKALKAMVKGAEEAVAEGRPVVIFPEGTRAAPGAKLPYHSGVAMLYGALKVPVVPIALNSGLFWRRRGFAKKPGTLTLEALEPIAPGMDRKAFMAELETRIEAATDRLIAEARERQPGL
- a CDS encoding adenosylcobalamin-dependent ribonucleoside-diphosphate reductase, producing the protein MTQVASISQQIWDMKYRLKSAEGTALDGTIQDTWRRVARSLAAAEADPALWEERFFEAMEDFKLLPAGRIISGAGTDRRVTLFNCFVMGDIPDDMAGIFEHLKEAALTMQQGGGIGYDFSTLRPKGAPVKGVGADASGPLSFMDVWDAMCRTIMSAGSRRGAMMATMRCDHPDIEAFIDAKREAGRLRMFNLSVLVTDPFMQAVKEDGPWELTFKGVTYKSLPARELWNKIMRATYSYAEPGVIFIDRINRLNNLSYCEEIHATNPCGEQPLPAYGVCLLGSLNLARLVDRPFEDGARLDLDQLDRLVRVAVRMMDNVIDVSNYPLERHRHEAQAKRRIGLGITGLADALILCGARYGGAQAIRLTETWMAAIRRSAYLASTELAKEKGAFPLYDAEKYLAGETIQSLDSDVIEAIRANGIRNALLTSIAPTGTISLFADNVSSGLEPVFAFTYTRGVLQKDGTRREEEVSDYAYRLFRRQRGENAPLPSYFVDALSLTPGDHVVMQAAVQKYVDSSISKTINVPEDISFESFKDVYQQAYDLGCKGCTTYRPNDVTGAVLEVKKEARPENADEPELPLEKAQVKHSDPFEAGGIVHLTQPLDRPEALPGSTYKVRWPDSDHAMYITLNDIIQDGRRRPFEVFINSKNMEHFAWTVALTRMISAVFRRGGDVAFVVEELKAVFDPRGGQWVGGRYVPSLLAAIGEVIERHMIAIGFLPDPKAAREPIEARDQRYGDDRYGEERKVVNGETRLRHCPKCNQPALLRSEGCDTCTSCGYSKCG